The Hordeum vulgare subsp. vulgare chromosome 7H, MorexV3_pseudomolecules_assembly, whole genome shotgun sequence DNA window CTAGCACCACTTTATCCTGATTCTGTGCTCATATAGTAATCAGAGAGCACGTTGACATCAAAAGGCAACTTAATTGGCTACTCATTGTTGCTCTGGCTTCAATGATTATTAAAGTAGCCAACTGCACATAAAATCAAAACAGTTAGGAGGTTGGAGAAGTGGAACTGAGCCATTGTCGTTTAATCAGGTCACTGAAGGATGCACATGTCACTGTAATGGACCCGGgggcctcccctttttttctaacAGAAAAAATCGCCATTAATCATCCATTTACAAAACATACAGTGTAGCTAGATTGAGCAAACATTCAGTGTTTCATCCGATGAGATGAACATGATGTAGGGTCCTGCTGGTTTAATGTGTCTCCTGATATTATCAGGGCCACAAATCTCCGAATGAATATATGAAGCTGCCTTTTGTATAAAAAAAACGCCATTGTAAATACTCCCTGCGCCTCAAAATAACAGTCTTAATTTTGTACTAGCTTTAATACAACGTTGTGCTAAGCTTAAAACACTTATTttatgacggagggagtataaaaatcTATGCAACTCAAACTGCTGAACTGCGTCTGACAGGATGAAGACACTGTATGGGTTACCGCGGAATACGGCTGGGAAAACCCCTCCGCGGATGACTGGATCGCCGTCTTCTCCCCCGCCGATTTCATGCAAGTCCCGCGCAATAGATTCAGTTCTGATCTCGCTGATGAATCCTCTGACTGACATTCCGATATACATGCAGCTCGGGCTCGTGCCCTAACCCATCGAGGTACCCCGGCGAGCCGCTGCTCTGCACGGCGCCCATCAAGGTCAGTTCGTTAGCTGCTAACCAAGAATTTCTCTTCAGATTACGTGACACGAGTCAACATGGATGCACAACGACATGGTCGAGCTGAACCTGCTGAAATGATCTCTTGGTGTGTGGAGCTGCAGTATCAGTACGCCAACTACTCTGCCAACTACCTCTACGGGGGCAAGGGCGCCATCCGGTTCCAGCTCATCAACCAGCGCTCCGACTTCTCCTTCGCCCTCTTCACCGGCGGCCTCGAAAACGTAACCACTATCTATCTGGATTCTACCCTGCCGCGATCTGAACTGCTTGTTTTGCATGTCAAACGGCGTTGTGTGATTACGTTTCGCAGCCGAGGCTGGTGGCGGTGTCGAAGCAGGTGGCGTTCAGGAACCCCAAGGCGCCGGTGTTCCCGCGCCTGGCGCAGGGCAAGGCCCACGACGAGATGACCGTGACCTGGACCAGCGGCTACGACATAGGCGAGGCCTACCCGTTCGTCGAGTGGGGCGTGGTCGCCTCCGGCGGCCGCCGCCGCGGCAACCCCACGCGCACGCCCGCCGGGACGCTCACCTTCAGCCGCGGTAGCATGTGCGGTGCGTACGTACACGGACCCTGCCTCAACTGATCAACGTACCATCTACGTAAACGAGAGAGTGTGTGTTTGTTTTCTGGTTTTTTCAGGCGAGCCGGCGCGCACGGTTGGGTGGAGAGATCccgggttcatccacacggcgttcATGAGGCAACTGTGGCCCAACAAACAGTAAGCACAAATATTGGAAAAAATATGCAGTAGTAGAGTACGTAGTACTAGTTCACTTCACAACCATGTGATGTTGCCAGAGTTTACTCCAGACCATTTCGTTTGCGATCATTCAGGTACTTTTACAAGATTGGGCACGAGCTCTCCGACGGGACGGTGGTGTGGGGCAAGTCCTACACTTTCCGGGCGCCGCCGACCCCCGGGCAGAACTCGCTGCAGCGCATCATCGTCTTCGGTGACATGGGAAAGGTACAAGATAGCGTACGTGCGTGTCTCTTGGGTAGACGAACCGCATGAAAAATACGTGGGTGTTTGTTGCCGCTCGGTAGAAGAAAGGAAGTGAGCTGGAAGAGGGCATCATCACTCTTACGGACGGACGCTACATTGGTTTGGTCTTTTCAGGCGGAGAGGGACGGGTCAAATGAGTTCGCCAACTACCAGCCGGGGTCGCTCAACACAACGGACAGGCTTGTCGAGGATTTGGACAACTACGACATCGTCTTCCACATCGGCGACCTGCCCTACGCCAACGGGTACCTCTCCCAGTGGGACCAGTTCACCGCACAGGTCGCCCCCATCAGCGCCAACAAGCCCTACATGGTTGCAAGGTATGGTTTGAGTTGAGGGTATATCATGCCATCACGACATGCATGGAGCAGTGTCATGTATAAGAAACGGCAGGGAGCTTATTACGTATCCTTCgtcttgtgtgtgtgtgaagcGGCAACCACGAGAGAGACTGGCCCAACACCGGCGGATTCTTCGACGTCAAGGACTCCGGCGGCGAGTGCGGCGTGCCGGCCGAGACCATGTACTACTACCCGGCCGAAAACAGAGCAAATTTCTGGTGCGCAATCCTTACGGAAATCGAATCATTTCCTGCACACTTCATAGTAAGCTACTATTTGTGTTTCAAATGAATGACGAAATGAGTGGACTGCCATCGACGGAACGGATCTCAAGGTACAAGGTGGACTACGGGATGTTCCGGTTCTGCGTGGCGGACTCGGAGCACGACTGGCGGGAGGGGACGCCGCAGCACAGGTTCATCGAGGAGTGCCTCTCCACTGTGGACCGGAAGCACCAGCCGTGGCTCATCTTCGCGGCGCACCGGGTGCTGGGCTACTCCTCCAACTCGTGGTACGCCGACCAGGGCTCCTTCGAGGAGCCCGAGGGCCGGGAGAGCCTGCAGAAGCTGTGGCAGCGGCACCGCGTCGACATTGCCTTCTTCGGCCACGTCCACAACTACGAGCGCACCTGCCCGCTCTACCAGGGCCAGTGCGTCACCGGCGAGCGGAGCAGCTACTCGGGCACCATGAACGGGACCATCTTTGtcgtggccggcggcggcggcagccacCTCTCGGGCTACACCAGCGCGATCCCCAAGTGGAGCGTGGTCAGGGATAAGGACTACGGGTTCACCAAGCTCACCGCCTTCAACCACTCGTCGCTCTTGTTCGAGTACAAGAAGAGCAGCGACGGCAAGGTCTATGATTCCTTCACAGTCCATAGGGACTACCGCGACGTGCTCGGCTGCGTGCATGACAGTTGCTTTCCCACCACGCTTGCTACCTAAACCAGCGAGACGTCACGGGGTTTTTCTGTGCAATAAAACTGCCCGGCTGCACAGCTAATGTGTGCTACTTTTTTTTTGTTGAGCAATGTACAATCAAAGTCGTTCGCATACACGAGCGTATACTCATCTCTACGAACGCACGCACACACGTTCTATCTTTATGAGCATCTTCGAGAGACTAAACCGACACATTATCTTAAGATTGACGAAGTCGTCACTGACGCCTTCGTTGTCGACGTGAACGTCTCCTCACACTGAAAACACATCGCCGGAAGACCTGGAATAAATTCAAAATAATGCAAGCACCAACGTCAAGTCTGGAACTTAAACTCTGATGGACAGTGGATAACACAGTccttctaaccatccaaccacatgaTTGTTTGCCCTAATGTGTCATGGTTAAAATACTAAAATTTTCATGATCTATAAACTCAATTTGTCATGATGAGTTATGAAAAATTGCCATGATTCATGGTTAATTACTAAAATTTGCCATGGTTAATTAATaaaaattgccatgaaaagcaGTTGAAATACAATAATAGCTTTAAACGTGGAAGAAAAAACTAGATGCAACATGTCGTGGCAACTTTATTGTAAACACTATGATAACATATCTATatgtgatctagttttaaagatctcgtcgAGAAGGAtttattgatgatttttttaagCGATAAAAAAATTTGAAGTCAAAAAACCAAAAACATGCCGTTGATGCCATATGTTTGATGTGGCAAAATGGATGGTTATGGAGACGTGTGGACAATGTTGCCTTGTGTCACACCTGCGGACATTATCATTAGGTAAATTCACAGTAGACCTAAATCATGCGTAAGATTTTTTTCAAGAAGGGACGCTTTATTTATTACTTAAAAGATTTAAGTATCACATCTGGCCTCTATATAATTAAGATACACACagttgaaaggattgatatggttgactagagaggATGAATAGGCAACTTGTGATGTTCTtgatttaatcgtatgctaaccatacacgcaaatgcgtacgatcaaacttaaggactcacggaaagatatcataacacaactaaggacacaaataaaacaaacaagcttgatattacaagcgaggggcctcgagggctagaatacagaagctcgagaaacacacgagtcagcggaagcaacaaatatctaagtacagacattaaacatgaggtgccttagagaaggctagcataaaagatacaacgatcgaacgaggtgatgcctcctgcctaggaacctcctaactactcctggtcttcagaggcctccacgaagaagttaccatcggggtggcaggcgtcggcaggaaactccatcttctGGGCCtcaacatctggtcgcagcaacagatcaagggggcaaagggggagcaaagcaacggtgagtactcatccaaagtactcgcaagacttatatcagaagtatgctaaatatgcatcagtaccaAAGAATGGGTTTAtacgtggactgactgcagcaatgcgagaaaggggagagaagacctagtcctatcgaagactaacaTCTTCAAACGTCTTGCatcaatagatgagagtagagcaaggtaacacaaataatagtcatattgttgcaacaaaattaatatgaggtcatgcccagagatccttcctcgactccctgcgaggaagcaatcccagggcaacaaatccagttaagtaatagttgtagttgtaaaagatcagggcacaacttcaagtcgtcctgtaaccgtggacacgactattcgaatagataagttcttccctacaggggtgcacaacatattccccgccacgctcgataacactctggccggacacacttttctgggtcatgccccgcCTCGGgatatcaacacgtcgcagccccacctaagctcaacagagaggccagcccgccggtctaactcctaagcacaaaagggtcatgggcccactttccctctgcgctcctgcacgatgcaaggacggccgatgtcagtcctagcaccccttaatacaagagcgatgcatctaggggccactcgggcgcgcgccgctccattgctgaagagctttggctgataccacgacgtcgagtacccataattcttcccacgcagacgattagtgcataataaggccttccgaccaacccagatcaaataccaaaatccattatcattttaattaagccatcgacacaaccacgcgggaattcacccgcctaacatctattcatcaacgatcccagtaacatggtcaagtaactgtgtggttgtaacatcagggggaatccgaggtatcaccctcgttggattccggacgatgtaaccgtcaaggtggacttagaggaatcaccctcgaaggtctcacacttgaggggttgcacgacaaagccatcgtcgggagtggtgaaggaggaatcaccctcgataaccacgaccgactagctgtactacagagatatcatcctgagtacttcgcgaggtgtcaccctcggtacccgatagtagctctgtagtgACGCACAACTAagaggggtgtaagtgttgtgtcggttcTGGCTCATCGatgagggatcgagacttgatgaaaaagcggggcaactggactaagggattagaggggatgactgagccacctatactaagcagttttaaagtatggtactgaaagtagcagttcatcaaaaataggctatgcatcagatataggagctaactacaacaatagcaaaattctaatgcaagcaggagaaagaaagacatatgcaatatagggatgatcaagaggGGTTTGCTTGCATGGTTGCTTTGCAAACAAAAACGAATTctcgaccgggaagtagtcgatcaccggatcatcatcggtctcggggtctacggAAAGGAAAATAACGAAggagaaacacaataaataagagaGCAAGAAAACACACCACAAGGCATGATAAGGTAATACAACGTGCTAGGGGTGACCtaacgcaatattaaatgttacaaacgaagcgggaaaatatctcacgatattttccgggtctctagctactaccggaCTAATGAAAACAAAGAGGAAAGcttcatgtttgctatgctatggACGCGTAACACACGAACTAACAGCGTATCCTGGTTCGTTGGATTTTTCTaaacaactttcatatataaattattttcatccgagctacggattattttatattaattttcaaaatttTAATTATTATTCAGGAATTTATATGATTATTATATTTAAATAGTCCGAATTGACCAAGTCAGTTTGACTCGCCAATGTGAATAGTGTTGGGGTCCACATGTCAAAGCTTTACTAAATATCAAAACTTATTTATTTAATCTAATTAGATGGGATCTACATGTCATTTATTAGTATGCTAATTTAGTACTATAGCAAATATGTacgtgcattgcaacgggagaCAAAAATATTACGTTATAGTCAAATGAGTATGGCTCGATACCCCGACATATGAGCATCCTCTATTTTTGTACTTAACACGGTGGCCCATCATGTTGTCACTTATCTTTTCTTCCATCCTCGTCAATGATGGTCGTGGTTAAATTTTGTTGATTGATGTCCACTATCTTTTTTCTGAAATGCATAGACAATTTTTTACTCGgtctatgaacttttttaaatgtggaataaattttgaaattcaagatctttttggtttttctcaacgtTATTTTTACTTCATAGACATTTTCTCCGAATTCACTAATATGTTTTGGATAAATGGTCAttttaaaaatcatgaacattttatatttgctgaatatatttttcaaaattgtgaatCATTTTATAACATGTGAACAGTTTttaaaaatcatcaattttttaAACCGTGAACGTTTTATTATTTCCTGAACTTATGTTTCAATTCCCAAACATTCTATGGTTTCATGAACAATATTTTTCAAAACTCAAAAAATTAgaattttgaaaaatcatgaatTAGTTTAAAGAAGTACAAAATAAATGGTATAATAAAACATGGGCTGGCCCATGAACTCGTGTTTGCTGCTATAAAAAGAGAAAATCAGTGTCCATGTGATCAAGTTTTCTCGCTTGATGTAAACATATTTTTTTTCTAAAATGCATGGTAAGTTTTTTATtcagtgaacattttttgaatcgatgatttttttttaaatggggAACAACTTGGGTATTCGATTTTTGAAAATTCATAGACATTGtgtgaattattttataatatgcaaacattttttataatcatcaacattttttgaatccgTGAACATTTTCTGATTTTCTGAACTTATGTTTTAATGCCCAAACATTCTAtgatttcatgaacatttttttcaaaacttaaaaaaatggaaTTTTGGAAAATCATATATTAATTTaaagaaaaaatatattaaaataaTAAAACATGGGCTGGTCCATTAACCCATGTTTGCTGCTATATACAAAGAGAAATAATAGGGATGAAAAAATGTGTGCCTACCAAGGGTCGAACGTGGATGTGCTGTGTGGAAGGCAGCCGTTCTAGCCACCAAACCGAGCGCGTGTTCATGATTTTTAGTTCTCATATCTTAATAACTGTGCGCGACGACGACTTTGACAAAAAAATCTGATCCATTTTTTCATTTATGGGTGGCATAGTGGATAATTTAAGCCAACTTTGAAGGTAATTTTAATGATGTATCATAGAAGCAATAGGTgttttattaataggtaaagacTAAACTAATCCTAAATCAAACTGCTTAACTAAAGAAAGAACCGGCCACACATGGCTTCTGTGTCATACACACACATGACACACACACGCTACACACACACCCGGCCATGGTCAAGTCCATGACGAGCAACGGCTAGCATATGCATTGGCTAGCATAGCAGCCTGAGCGGTAACACTACCAGCGGGAGGCAGTCATTAGTAGAAAACAGGactatcgttcggccctggctagtccattagtcccggttttttaagaaccaggaccaatggggtattagacccggttcgtgagcctagGGGGTCGGTCAGGGCCtcatgggcattggtcccggttcgtgtgaaaccatttgtcccggttcgagccacgaaccgggaccaatggtcctcgctgctggcccacaaccattggtcccggttcgtggcttgaaccgggacaaataacttgcctacatatacccaccgtcacggcagagcactccacagtgctctgtttttgtcaagccggcgaggggagggcatttgggtgctctagttcacctcctatgcacatgaggtgttcgatgaaatgcccgagccacactagttaagctttctcctctcgaaactccacctccgagctccattttcaacgagatttgtctagatttagcggtccgtcacgccccgtccccgccccgtccccgccccgtcttcaccgccgtcgatcgcccgcgccgatctcgtcgccggcactaccgtggtgagcctcttgttcatatcttctttctgaaagaaaaaaattctgacttcagatagatacttgtctaattttcttacttttattattccttgttattatatagtgcgatggttttggtatccgcccccgtcggccctcgtcctgtctatgattcagatgtggtatatattatcttttcgtaactatttggttcatttattgtttatgacaattatgccgaccaatgtgacatagattttatttatctaggaggttgttgaaccggaaattccaaccgaccctattgtcgagaggttaaatttagttgaagaagaaaacaattacttgaaggaaaaaataagaaaaattgatgaggagaagatgatattggagttgcatgttgcggatgtcgtcgatgatcacaagatcaagatggatgcaatgcggttgaagattaaaaagattagaaaatatgccattcataccgaggcttggtatcattatgcagttggatcacttgttaccttggttgcggttatgatcgcacttgtttttgcattgaaatgttttacataatttcaatgtatggtttaattagatgctctggagagctatatgttgttcaatgagaACTACCTATGTACTTTTGTTTTAATgctctcgagaactatgtatgtactttggtttcagagttcatttcaaatgcttttcaacttcatggtcttacaactttgaatggtgcattttgaacacagaaaaacaagggagttcaaataacttcaaaaaaattgaaatccctttgtaacacacgagtttccgtatgaaaccctcatacttcgaaagagattgtccgttttgtacacgaagtgcatccagtttttgccgtaagcctctctactttcttgcacatgctaggtgggtgaaatgatgataccatgccaacttggaaccttttctgaattcatttcaaatgcttttcaatttcatggtcttatagctcaaaataatcagtaaatgcatgaaagataacaaatgaagtcggaaagggttgtaaattgatgatgtggctttgaatggtgcattttgaacacagaaaaacaagggggttcaaataagttcaaaaaaattgaaatccctttgtaaaagacgagtttccgtatgaaaccgtgatacttcgaaagagattatccgtttcgtacacgaagtgcatccagttttttccgtaagcctctctactttcttgcacatgctatgtggatgaaatgatgataccatgccaacttggaaccttttcagagttcatttcaaatgcttttcaatttcatgctcttatagctcaaaataatcagtaaatgcatgaaaaataacaaatgaagtcaggaaggattgtaaattgatgatgtggctttgaatggtgcattttgaacacagaaaaacaaggggggttcaaataagtccaaagaaattgaaatccctttgtaacaaacgagtttccgtatgaaaccctcatacttcgaaggagattgtccgttttgtacacgaagtgcatccaaattttcccgtaagcctctctactttcttgcacatgctatgtgggtaaaatgatgataccatgccaacttggaaccttttcatagttcatttcaaatgctttacaatttcatggtcttatagctcaaaataatcagtaaatgcatgaaaaataacaaatgaagtcagaaagggttgtaaattgatgatgtggcttttaatggtgcattttgaacacagaaaaacaatggggttcaaataagttcacaaaaaattgaaatccctttgtaaaagacgatTTTTcgaatgaaaccctgatacttcgaaagagattatccgttttgtacacgaagtgcatccagtttttgccgtaagcctctctactttcttgcacatgctatgtgggtgaaatgatgataccatgccaacttcaaaccttttcagagttcatttcaaatgcttttcaatttcatggtcttatagctcaaaataatcagtaaataaatgaaaaataacaaatgaagtcagaaagggttgtaaattaatgatgtggctttgaattgtgcattttgaacaaagaaaaacaagggggttcaaataagttcaaaaaaattgaaatccctttgtaatagacgagtttccgtatgaaaccctgatacttcgaaggagattgtccgttttgtacacgaagtgcatctagtttttgccgtaagcctctctactttcttgcacatgctatgtgggtgaaataatgataccatgccaacttggaaccttttcatagttcatttcaaatgctttacaatttcatggtcttatagcttaatataattagtaaatgcatgaaaaataacaaatgaagtcacaaagggttgtaaattgatgatgtggctttgaatggtgcattttgaacacagaaaaacaagggggttcaaataagttcaaaaaaattgaaatccctttgtaatacacgagtttccgtattaaaccctgatacttcgaaagagattgtcctattgtacacgaagtgcatccagtttttgccgtaagcctctctactttcttgcacatgctatgtgggtgaaatgatgataccatgccaacttggaaccttttcagagttcatttcaaatgcttttcaatttcatggtcttatagctcaaaataatcagtaaataaatgaaaaataacaaacgaagtcagaaagggttgtaaatttatgatgtggctttgaatggtgcattttgaacacagaaaaacaagggggttcaaataacttcaaaaaaattgaaatccctttgtaacagacgagtttccgtatgaaaccgtgatacttcgaaggagattgtctgttttgtacacgaagtgcatccagtttttgccgtaagcctctctactttcttgcacatgttatgtgggtgaaatgatgataccaggccaacttggaaccttttcatagttcatttcaaatgctttacaatttcatggtcttatagctcaaaataatcagtaaatgcatgaaaaataacaaatgaagtcagaaaggattgtaaattgatgatgtggctttgaatggtgcattttgaacacagaaaaacaagggggggttcaaataagttcaaaaaaaattgaaatccctttgtaacaaacgagtttcgtatgaaaccgtgatacttcgaaggatattgtgtgttttgtacacgaagtgcatccaatttttgccataagcctctctactttcttggacatgctatgtgggtgaaatgatgataccatgccaacttggaaccttttcagagttcatttcaaatgcttttcaatttcatggtcttataggtgaaaataatcactaaatgcatgaaaaataacaaatgaagtcagaaagggttgtaaattgatgatgtggctttgaatggtgcattttgaacacagaaaaacaagggggttgaaataagttcaaaaaaattgaaatccctttgtaacagacgagtttccgtatgaaaccctcatacttcgaaggagattgtctgttttgtacacgaagtgcatccagtttttgccgtaagcctctctactttcttgcacatgctatgtgggtgaaatgatgataccatgccaacttggaaccttttcagagttcatttcaaatgcttttcaatttcatggtcttatagctcaaaataatcagtaaataaatgaaaaataacaaacgaagtcagaaagggttgtaaattgatgatgtggctttgaatggtgcattttgaacacaggaaAACAAggaggttcaaataagttcatcaaaaatgaaatccctttgtaacagacgagtttccgtatgaaaccgtgatacttcgaaggagattgtctgttttgtatacgaagtgcatctagtttttgccttaagcctctctactttcttgcacatgctatgtgggtgaaatgatgataccatgccaacttggaaccttttcagagttcatttcaaatgcttttcaatttcatggtcttatagctcaaaataatcagtaaatgcatggaaaataacaaatgaagtcagaaagggttgtaaattgatgatgtggctttgaatggtgcattttgaacacagaaaaacaagggggttcaaataagttcaaaaaa harbors:
- the LOC123409484 gene encoding nucleotide pyrophosphatase/phosphodiesterase-like isoform X1, giving the protein MGMGHVLLTAALAMAMAAAAATASASPAEGIQPLSKIAMNKATVNLHGSAYVRATPALLGDQDEDTVWVTAEYGWENPSADDWIAVFSPADFISGSCPNPSRYPGEPLLCTAPIKLQYQYANYSANYLYGGKGAIRFQLINQRSDFSFALFTGGLENPRLVAVSKQVAFRNPKAPVFPRLAQGKAHDEMTVTWTSGYDIGEAYPFVEWGVVASGGRRRGNPTRTPAGTLTFSRGSMCGEPARTVGWRDPGFIHTAFMRQLWPNKQYFYKIGHELSDGTVVWGKSYTFRAPPTPGQNSLQRIIVFGDMGKAERDGSNEFANYQPGSLNTTDRLVEDLDNYDIVFHIGDLPYANGYLSQWDQFTAQVAPISANKPYMVASGNHERDWPNTGGFFDVKDSGGECGVPAETMYYYPAENRANFWYKVDYGMFRFCVADSEHDWREGTPQHRFIEECLSTVDRKHQPWLIFAAHRVLGYSSNSWYADQGSFEEPEGRESLQKLWQRHRVDIAFFGHVHNYERTCPLYQGQCVTGERSSYSGTMNGTIFVVAGGGGSHLSGYTSAIPKWSVVRDKDYGFTKLTAFNHSSLLFEYKKSSDGKVYDSFTVHRDYRDVLGCVHDSCFPTTLAT
- the LOC123409484 gene encoding nucleotide pyrophosphatase/phosphodiesterase-like isoform X2 yields the protein MGMGHVLLTAALAMAMAAAAATASASPAEGIQPLSKIAMNKATVNLHGSAYVRATPALLGDQDEDTVWVTAEYGWENPSADDWIAVFSPADFISGSCPNPSRYPGEPLLCTAPIKYQYANYSANYLYGGKGAIRFQLINQRSDFSFALFTGGLENPRLVAVSKQVAFRNPKAPVFPRLAQGKAHDEMTVTWTSGYDIGEAYPFVEWGVVASGGRRRGNPTRTPAGTLTFSRGSMCGEPARTVGWRDPGFIHTAFMRQLWPNKQYFYKIGHELSDGTVVWGKSYTFRAPPTPGQNSLQRIIVFGDMGKAERDGSNEFANYQPGSLNTTDRLVEDLDNYDIVFHIGDLPYANGYLSQWDQFTAQVAPISANKPYMVASGNHERDWPNTGGFFDVKDSGGECGVPAETMYYYPAENRANFWYKVDYGMFRFCVADSEHDWREGTPQHRFIEECLSTVDRKHQPWLIFAAHRVLGYSSNSWYADQGSFEEPEGRESLQKLWQRHRVDIAFFGHVHNYERTCPLYQGQCVTGERSSYSGTMNGTIFVVAGGGGSHLSGYTSAIPKWSVVRDKDYGFTKLTAFNHSSLLFEYKKSSDGKVYDSFTVHRDYRDVLGCVHDSCFPTTLAT